Proteins encoded together in one Etheostoma cragini isolate CJK2018 chromosome 11, CSU_Ecrag_1.0, whole genome shotgun sequence window:
- the sp5a gene encoding transcription factor Sp5a translates to MAAVAVLRNETLHAFLQDRTPNSSPENCKHSPLALLAATCNRIGHHHGSNHTDFLQVPYDPTLGSPSRLFHPWTNEGTPQSSLASNSTFGLSSKPQLSAHIQSSFSSHHELPLTPPADPSYPYDFSPVKMLPCSMQSLQSSCPPTYVPAVSYAAPTPIPPAMPSFVTGPSGLVHQQQRQLSPNPGEDIPWWSLQQGNHVSHSASLGPHRFQLQRGLVLGHTDFAQYQTQIAALLHTKSPLATARRCRRCRCPNCQSSTSSDEPGKKKQHICHIPGCGKVYGKTSHLKAHLRWHSGERPFVCNWLFCGKSFTRSDELQRHLRTHTGEKRFVCPDCCKRFMRSDHLAKHVKTHQNKKSKCHDKTLDHVKREDTRNML, encoded by the exons ATGGCAGCAGTGGCTGTACTGCGGAATGAAACACTCCACGCTTTTCTTCAG GATCGCACTCCGAACTCTTCTCCAGAGAACTGTAAGCACTCTCCACTGGCTCTCCTGGCTGCCACTTGTAACCGGATCGGGCATCACCACGGATCCAACCACACAGATTTCCTCCAGGTCCCTTACGACCCAACTCTGGGCTCCCCTTCGCGTTTATTTCACCCATGGACTAACGAGGGAACCCCTCAGAGCAGCCTGGCCAGCAACTCTACTTTCGGACTATCCTCCAAACCCCAGCTGTCTGCGCACATCCAGAGCTCCTTCAGCTCGCACCACGAACTGCCCCTCACTCCTCCGGCGGACCCCTCGTACCCCTATGACTTCTCCCCCGTGAAGATGTTACCTTGCTCCATGCAGTCTCTGCAGTCTTCCTGCCCTCCCACCTACGTTCCCGCCGTCAGTTACGCAGCCCCGACTCCCATTCCGCCTGCAATGCCAAGTTTTGTCACGGGACCCTCCGGCCTTGTGCATCAGCAGCAGAGACAGTTATCCCCAAACCCTGGAGAGGATATTCCGTGGTGGAGCCTCCAGCAGGGGAACCATGTCAGTCACTCTGCCTCCCTTGGTCCCCATCGCTTCCAGCTGCAGAGGGGCTTGGTTCTGGGACATACGGACTTTGCGCAATATCAAACGCAAATCGCGGCGCTGCTGCACACAAAGTCTCCTCTCGCAACTGCGCGGCGGTGCAGAAGGTGCAGGTGTCCGAACTGCCAGTCCTCCACGTCCAGCGACGAGCCTGGGAAGaagaaacaacacatttgtcACATACCTGGGTGCGGGAAAGTTTACGGGAAAACTTCTCACCTCAAGGCGCACCTGAGGTGGCACTCGGGAGAGCGGCCGTTTGTGTGCAACTGGCTGTTCTGTGGCAAGAGTTTCACCAGGTCGGATGAGCTGCAGAGACACCTGAGGACTCACACGGGGGAAAAGCGCTTTGTTTGCCCGGACTGCTGCAAAAGGTTCATGAGGAGTGACCACTTGGCAAAACATGTCAAAACTCACCAGAACAAAAAAAGCAAGTGCCACGACAAGACACTTGACCATGTCAAAAGGGAGGACACGAGGAATATGTTGTAA